From Streptomyces sp. GSL17-111, one genomic window encodes:
- a CDS encoding RNA polymerase sigma factor SigF, whose amino-acid sequence MKGWSEVAGTQAGGSRSARTRALTQMLFEQLAGQEPGTAEHDRVRGALIEANIPLVRYVASRFRHRNEPMEDVVQVGTIGLINAIDRFDPERGVQFPTFAMPTIIGEIRRYFRDNVRTVHVPRRLHEMWAQVSTAAEDLTVLHGRNPTTPEIAERLGVTEDEVLACMEAGRAYRATSLEAAQERDDGLPGLIDRLGYEDPALAGVEHRDLVRHLLVQLPEREQRILLLRYYNNLTQSQISAELGVSQMHVSRLLSRSFARLRAANTIDA is encoded by the coding sequence GTGAAGGGGTGGTCGGAGGTGGCGGGGACTCAGGCCGGCGGGAGCCGCAGCGCGAGGACTCGGGCGCTGACACAGATGCTCTTCGAACAGCTGGCCGGGCAGGAACCGGGCACCGCCGAGCACGACCGGGTGCGGGGGGCCCTGATCGAGGCCAACATCCCGCTCGTCCGCTACGTGGCCTCCCGGTTCCGGCACCGGAACGAGCCGATGGAGGACGTCGTCCAGGTCGGCACGATCGGCCTGATCAACGCGATCGACCGGTTCGACCCGGAGCGCGGCGTGCAGTTCCCGACGTTCGCGATGCCGACGATCATCGGGGAGATCCGCCGGTACTTCCGGGACAACGTGCGGACCGTGCACGTGCCGCGCCGGCTGCACGAGATGTGGGCGCAGGTGAGCACGGCGGCGGAGGACCTGACGGTGCTCCACGGACGCAACCCGACGACGCCCGAGATCGCCGAGCGGCTGGGCGTCACGGAGGACGAGGTGCTGGCCTGCATGGAGGCGGGCCGCGCCTACCGGGCGACGTCCCTGGAGGCCGCCCAGGAGCGGGACGACGGGCTGCCGGGGCTGATCGACCGGCTCGGCTACGAGGATCCGGCGCTCGCCGGGGTGGAGCACCGCGATCTCGTCCGCCACCTCCTCGTGCAGCTGCCCGAGCGGGAGCAGCGGATTCTGCTGCTGCGGTACTACAACAATCTGACGCAGTCGCAGATCAGCGCGGAGCTCGGGGTGTCCCAGATGCACGTGTCCCGCCTGCTCTCGCGGAGCTTCGCCCGTCTGCGTGCCGCAAACACCATCGACGCCTAA
- a CDS encoding RNA polymerase sigma factor SigF: MSVELGSSKVLTEDTEEIGTDAEHTALSETSGAVAEPPPPDVTALDTRTLSRSLFLRLASLPQDSPERAYVRDTLIELNLPLVRYAAARFRSRNEPMEDIVQVGTIGLIKAIDRFDSERGVEFPTFAMPTVVGEIKRFFRDTSWSVRVPRRLQELRLALTKASDELSQKLDRSPTVAELAVCLGVSEEDVVDGLAVGNAYTASSLDSPALEEDGGEGSLADRLGYEDAALEGVEYRESLKPLLARLPARERQIIMLRFFGNMTQSQIGEEVGISQMHVSRLLTRTLAQLRDGLIAEE, encoded by the coding sequence ATGTCCGTAGAACTGGGCAGCTCCAAGGTGCTCACCGAGGACACCGAGGAGATCGGCACCGACGCGGAGCACACCGCGTTGTCCGAGACGTCCGGCGCCGTGGCCGAGCCACCGCCGCCCGACGTCACCGCACTCGACACCCGTACCCTGTCCCGCTCCCTGTTCCTGCGGCTGGCGTCGCTCCCGCAGGACAGCCCGGAGCGGGCCTACGTGCGCGACACCCTGATCGAGCTGAACCTGCCGCTGGTGCGGTACGCGGCGGCGCGGTTCCGCAGCCGCAACGAGCCGATGGAGGACATCGTCCAGGTCGGCACGATCGGGCTGATCAAGGCGATCGACCGGTTCGACAGCGAACGGGGCGTGGAGTTCCCGACGTTCGCGATGCCGACGGTCGTCGGCGAGATCAAGCGGTTCTTCCGCGACACGTCCTGGTCCGTGCGGGTGCCCCGGCGCCTCCAGGAGCTGCGGCTGGCGCTCACGAAGGCGAGCGACGAGCTGTCCCAGAAGCTCGACCGGTCGCCCACGGTCGCCGAGCTGGCCGTGTGCCTCGGTGTCTCCGAGGAGGACGTCGTCGACGGCCTGGCCGTGGGCAACGCCTACACCGCCAGCTCGCTCGACTCCCCCGCGCTGGAGGAGGACGGCGGCGAGGGCTCGCTCGCGGACCGGCTGGGCTACGAGGACGCCGCGCTGGAGGGCGTGGAGTACCGCGAGTCGCTGAAGCCGCTGCTGGCCCGGCTGCCCGCCCGGGAGCGGCAGATCATCATGCTGCGGTTCTTCGGGAACATGACGCAGTCGCAGATCGGCGAGGAGGTCGGCATCTCGCAGATGCACGTCTCCCGGCTGCTGACGCGGACGCTGGCGCAGCTGCGGGACGGGCTGATCGCCGAGGAGTGA
- a CDS encoding MDR family MFS transporter — MARTGTAEGGIATGPAGAAEEARDGTPGGGAPAMTHRQVMEALSGLLLGMFVAILSSTVVSNALPRIVSDLGGGQSAYTWVVTASLLTMTASTPLWGKLADLASKKALVQTAIVIFVLASAGAGLSQSTGQLIAFRAVQGLGMGGLVALAQTILAAMVSPRERGRYSGYFGATFAVATVGGPLLGGVITDAPGLGWRWCFYVSVPFAVIALVVLQKTLKLPVVRREGARIDWLGALLVSAAVSLLLIWVTLAGTNYPWLSWQSALMTGGSLVLAVAFVYVESRAAEPIIPLRLFRNRTITLTALASLFVGVAMFGATVFLSQYFQLARGESPTMSGVLTIPMIGGLFLSSTVSGLVITRTGRWKRWLVTGATLTTAGLGLLGGMRQDTPYWQVGVFMALLGLGVGMMMQNLVLATQNQVSLADLGTASSTITFFRSLGGAVGVSVLGAVLSERISVYVRDGMARAGMTHGGPTGGDGSAIPDLDALPAPVRAVIENAYGHGIGDIYLAAAPFALVALVLVVCVREVPLKTSS; from the coding sequence ATGGCGAGGACGGGGACGGCCGAGGGCGGCATAGCCACCGGGCCGGCGGGCGCGGCGGAGGAGGCCCGGGACGGGACGCCGGGCGGCGGCGCTCCGGCGATGACCCACCGGCAGGTCATGGAGGCCCTGTCGGGCCTGCTGCTCGGCATGTTCGTGGCCATCCTGTCCTCGACGGTCGTCTCCAACGCCCTGCCGCGCATCGTCTCCGACCTCGGCGGCGGCCAGAGCGCCTACACCTGGGTGGTCACGGCCTCCCTGCTGACCATGACCGCCTCCACCCCGCTGTGGGGCAAGCTCGCGGACCTCGCGAGCAAGAAGGCGCTCGTGCAGACCGCGATCGTGATCTTCGTGCTCGCCTCGGCGGGCGCCGGGCTCTCCCAGAGCACCGGTCAGCTCATCGCCTTCCGCGCGGTGCAGGGCCTCGGCATGGGCGGGCTGGTCGCCCTCGCCCAGACGATCCTCGCCGCGATGGTCTCCCCGCGCGAGCGCGGCCGCTACAGCGGTTACTTCGGCGCGACGTTCGCAGTCGCGACGGTCGGCGGGCCGCTGCTGGGCGGCGTGATCACCGACGCTCCCGGGCTCGGCTGGCGCTGGTGCTTCTACGTGAGCGTGCCCTTCGCCGTCATCGCCCTCGTCGTGCTGCAGAAGACGCTGAAGCTGCCCGTCGTGCGCCGCGAGGGCGCCCGGATCGACTGGCTGGGTGCCCTCCTCGTCAGCGCCGCCGTCTCGCTGCTGCTGATCTGGGTGACGCTGGCGGGCACGAACTACCCTTGGCTGTCATGGCAGTCGGCCCTGATGACCGGTGGCTCACTGGTCCTCGCGGTGGCGTTCGTGTACGTCGAGTCGCGCGCGGCCGAGCCGATCATCCCGCTGCGCCTCTTCCGCAACCGGACGATCACGCTGACCGCCCTCGCGTCGCTGTTCGTCGGCGTCGCCATGTTCGGCGCGACCGTCTTCCTGAGCCAGTACTTCCAGCTCGCGCGCGGCGAGTCGCCGACGATGTCCGGCGTCCTGACGATCCCGATGATCGGCGGCCTCTTCCTCTCCTCGACGGTCTCCGGCCTGGTCATCACGCGCACCGGCCGCTGGAAGCGGTGGCTGGTGACGGGTGCCACGCTCACCACCGCCGGGCTCGGCCTGCTCGGCGGCATGCGCCAGGACACCCCGTACTGGCAGGTCGGGGTGTTCATGGCCCTGCTCGGTCTCGGCGTGGGCATGATGATGCAGAACCTCGTGCTCGCGACGCAGAACCAGGTCTCGCTCGCCGATCTGGGCACGGCGAGCTCCACCATCACCTTCTTCCGCTCGCTGGGCGGCGCGGTGGGCGTCTCCGTCCTCGGCGCGGTCCTCTCCGAGCGCATCTCGGTCTACGTCCGCGACGGCATGGCCCGGGCCGGCATGACGCACGGCGGGCCCACCGGGGGCGACGGCAGCGCCATCCCGGACCTGGACGCGCTGCCCGCGCCGGTGCGGGCGGTCATCGAGAACGCCTACGGCCACGGCATCGGCGACATCTACCTGGCCGCCGCCCCGTTCGCGCTGGTGGCCCTGGTGCTGGTGGTGTGCGTGCGCGAGGTGCCGCTGAAGACCTCGTCGTGA
- a CDS encoding TetR/AcrR family transcriptional regulator, whose protein sequence is MALLDAAGPDAFSMRRLAAELGVTAMSLYWYVDSKDDLLELALDAVQGELPLPAPEDDWRSRLRALATAYRSVLVAHPWMAGLVGQYLNVGPNAMDFARAAQSVMTGAGLPPERLPGALGPVFHFAYGFSSIEANWNARCASTGLSPDAFYQYVLGKVAGRPEYAESLQLRDAAGSGSVDAMREQDFDTALTLLVAGIEALRPAAPGT, encoded by the coding sequence GTGGCGCTGCTCGACGCCGCCGGCCCCGACGCGTTCTCGATGCGACGCCTCGCCGCCGAGCTGGGTGTCACGGCCATGTCCCTGTACTGGTACGTAGACTCCAAGGACGACCTGCTGGAGCTCGCCCTCGACGCCGTGCAGGGCGAGCTGCCGCTGCCCGCGCCGGAGGACGACTGGCGGTCGCGGCTGCGGGCGCTGGCCACCGCCTACCGCTCCGTGCTCGTCGCGCACCCCTGGATGGCCGGGCTGGTCGGCCAGTACCTCAACGTGGGCCCGAACGCGATGGACTTCGCCCGCGCGGCCCAGTCCGTCATGACCGGCGCCGGACTGCCTCCCGAGCGGCTGCCCGGCGCGCTCGGCCCCGTCTTCCACTTCGCCTACGGCTTCAGTTCCATCGAGGCCAACTGGAACGCCCGCTGTGCCTCCACGGGGCTGAGCCCGGACGCCTTCTACCAATACGTCCTGGGCAAGGTCGCGGGGCGGCCCGAGTACGCCGAGTCCCTCCAGCTGCGCGACGCCGCCGGGAGCGGCAGCGTGGACGCCATGCGGGAGCAGGACTTCGACACCGCCCTGACGTTGCTCGTCGCGGGCATCGAGGCGCTGCGCCCCGCAGCGCCCGGCACCTGA
- a CDS encoding amidohydrolase family protein, with product MPGLVDVHTHFMPQRVLDKVWAYFDAVGPLTSLRWPITYRFPEDERLAVLRGFGVRAFTAMIYPHKPGMAAWLNAWGARFAARNADCLHTATFFPEPDAPRYVAQALDDGARVCKAHVQVGDYDPSDPRLDAVWGLLADAGVPTVIHCGSGPAPGTYTGPGPVAAVLARHPRLRLIVAHMGMPEFAEFLDLAEAHPGVHLDTTMAFTDFAEAMMPFPVALRPRLADAGERILFGSDYPNIPYGYAHALDALTRLDQDDAWLRAVVHDNAARLFSLPPA from the coding sequence CTGCCCGGGCTCGTCGACGTGCACACCCACTTCATGCCGCAGCGGGTGCTCGACAAGGTGTGGGCGTACTTCGACGCCGTCGGCCCGCTGACATCGCTGCGGTGGCCGATCACCTACCGCTTCCCGGAGGACGAGCGGCTCGCGGTCCTGCGCGGTTTCGGTGTGCGCGCGTTCACCGCCATGATCTACCCGCACAAGCCCGGCATGGCCGCCTGGCTCAACGCCTGGGGCGCGCGGTTCGCCGCCCGGAACGCGGACTGCCTGCACACCGCGACGTTCTTCCCCGAGCCGGACGCGCCCCGCTACGTCGCGCAGGCCCTCGACGACGGCGCGCGGGTGTGCAAGGCGCACGTCCAGGTCGGCGACTACGACCCGAGCGACCCGCGCCTGGACGCCGTCTGGGGCCTGCTGGCCGACGCCGGCGTCCCGACCGTGATCCACTGCGGCTCCGGTCCGGCACCGGGCACGTACACCGGGCCCGGCCCGGTGGCGGCCGTCCTGGCCCGGCACCCCCGGCTGCGGCTGATCGTCGCGCACATGGGCATGCCCGAGTTCGCGGAGTTCCTCGACCTGGCCGAGGCCCACCCCGGCGTCCACCTGGACACCACGATGGCGTTCACGGACTTCGCCGAGGCGATGATGCCGTTCCCCGTCGCGCTCCGCCCCCGCCTCGCCGACGCGGGGGAGCGCATCCTCTTCGGCAGCGACTACCCCAACATCCCCTACGGCTACGCGCACGCCCTGGACGCGCTGACCCGGCTCGACCAGGACGACGCCTGGCTGCGCGCCGTCGTGCACGACAACGCGGCCCGCCTCTTCTCCCTCCCGCCCGCCTGA
- a CDS encoding SSI family serine proteinase inhibitor: MRIPAKLAATGTLITAAVLVPFGGGIAHATPVPQPSQPTSLPAPSALTLTIAHGDSAATTAPERAVTLSCTPDAGTHPDVASACAQLAAANGDFTALPTHPDRFCPMVYDPVVVTAEGVWKGQRVSFERTYGNTCVLSAEDHTVFAF, from the coding sequence ATGCGGATCCCCGCGAAGCTGGCGGCTACGGGCACGCTGATAACAGCGGCCGTGCTCGTGCCGTTCGGGGGCGGCATCGCCCATGCCACCCCCGTCCCGCAGCCCTCGCAGCCCACCTCGCTGCCCGCTCCGTCGGCCCTGACGCTGACGATCGCCCACGGCGACAGTGCCGCCACCACGGCGCCGGAACGGGCGGTGACCCTGTCCTGCACGCCCGACGCCGGCACCCACCCCGACGTCGCCTCGGCCTGCGCCCAGCTGGCCGCCGCGAACGGCGACTTCACGGCCCTGCCCACCCACCCCGACCGGTTCTGCCCGATGGTCTACGACCCGGTCGTCGTCACCGCCGAGGGCGTCTGGAAGGGACAGCGCGTCTCCTTCGAGCGCACCTACGGCAACACCTGCGTGCTGAGCGCCGAGGACCACACCGTCTTCGCCTTCTGA
- a CDS encoding helix-turn-helix domain-containing protein produces MAGQPRETAEFAAVLRELKERSGHSYGFLAKRLHMSTSTLHRYCHGVAAPADYAPVERLARLCGATTEESARLYRCWQAADAARSTPAAPDADAPHAGPVPAADPAPSDAALPADASPDAAPDAVPPGAEARPARRPRRRAAWLAVFVALAVVVASALVALIRSADSGAADAGAPGAASGPTGTPDDSARAPGDRPGGAPESGTPTTDATRPAPTEPGGTASPHRSGGAASPSRPDGGGPQEGGGPTPLTVTTRSHVWAGRCDHRYLVDPGVTPPADVPAPPVEQDAAAWAAGVAAVHGGRTNVEVTVQGVGDATVVLRDLHVRVVDRRAPLPWSVYAMSPGCGGSLTPARFTVDLDADRPLAEPADGYDADGPGRTLPATRFPVTVSAADPQVLRVEASASRCDCDWYLELEWSAGGREGVLRVDAAGRPFRTSGVAGRPVYFHEEGRSWARAD; encoded by the coding sequence GTGGCCGGGCAACCGAGGGAGACGGCTGAGTTCGCGGCGGTGCTGCGCGAGCTGAAGGAGCGGTCGGGGCACAGCTACGGCTTCCTGGCCAAGCGGCTCCACATGAGCACGTCGACCCTGCACCGCTACTGCCACGGCGTCGCCGCCCCGGCGGACTACGCGCCCGTCGAGCGACTGGCCCGGCTGTGCGGCGCGACGACGGAGGAGTCGGCGCGGCTGTACCGGTGCTGGCAGGCGGCGGACGCCGCCCGCTCGACCCCGGCCGCTCCGGACGCCGACGCTCCGCACGCCGGCCCCGTACCGGCGGCCGACCCCGCGCCCTCGGACGCCGCCCTGCCCGCCGACGCATCGCCGGACGCCGCCCCGGACGCCGTGCCGCCCGGTGCCGAGGCCCGCCCCGCCCGCCGGCCCCGACGACGCGCCGCCTGGCTGGCCGTCTTCGTCGCGCTGGCCGTGGTGGTGGCCTCCGCGCTGGTGGCCCTGATCCGTAGCGCGGACTCCGGCGCGGCGGACGCCGGAGCGCCCGGCGCCGCGTCGGGACCGACGGGGACGCCGGACGACAGCGCGAGGGCCCCGGGCGACCGGCCCGGCGGTGCGCCCGAGAGCGGCACCCCCACCACGGACGCCACCCGCCCGGCGCCCACGGAGCCGGGCGGGACCGCCTCGCCGCACCGCTCCGGCGGCGCGGCGTCGCCGTCGCGGCCGGACGGTGGCGGTCCGCAGGAGGGCGGTGGTCCCACGCCGCTGACGGTCACCACCCGTTCCCACGTCTGGGCGGGCCGCTGCGATCACCGGTACCTCGTCGACCCGGGGGTGACGCCGCCGGCGGACGTTCCGGCGCCGCCGGTGGAGCAGGACGCCGCCGCGTGGGCGGCCGGGGTGGCCGCCGTGCACGGCGGCCGGACGAACGTGGAGGTCACCGTGCAGGGCGTGGGGGACGCGACGGTCGTCCTCCGGGACCTGCATGTGCGTGTCGTGGACCGCCGGGCGCCGCTGCCGTGGTCGGTGTACGCGATGTCGCCCGGGTGCGGCGGCTCCCTCACCCCCGCCCGGTTCACCGTGGATCTCGACGCCGACCGGCCGCTGGCGGAGCCCGCCGACGGCTACGACGCGGACGGGCCGGGGCGCACACTGCCCGCCACCCGCTTCCCGGTGACGGTCTCGGCCGCCGACCCGCAGGTCCTGCGGGTGGAGGCGAGCGCGTCGCGCTGCGACTGCGACTGGTATCTGGAGTTGGAGTGGTCGGCCGGGGGCCGGGAGGGCGTCCTGCGCGTCGACGCCGCCGGGCGGCCGTTCCGCACGAGCGGCGTGGCGGGGCGCCCGGTGTACTTCCACGAGGAGGGCCGGAGTTGGGCCCGCGCGGACTGA
- a CDS encoding TSUP family transporter: MLCVAAALAGWVDAVVGGGGLLQVPALLIGFPQLPPAYALGTNKAVAVVGTGAAAVTYARRAPVDVRLAAKLGGVAALASVGGAFFAAGVDSAVLRPLIMVLLLAVAAFVVLRPQFGSAPSKGPVTRRRVLLTLLVAGVGIGFYDGLLGPGTGTFLVIAFVALLNMDMVTSSATAKVVNVGTNLGALAMFSAQGTVLWQVAPLLAVFNLAGAALGARMALRRGSGFVRVVLLVVVVTLVAKLAYDQWWA, translated from the coding sequence ATGCTCTGCGTCGCCGCCGCGCTGGCCGGCTGGGTGGACGCCGTCGTCGGGGGCGGGGGCCTGCTCCAGGTCCCCGCCCTGCTCATCGGCTTCCCGCAGCTGCCGCCCGCGTACGCGCTCGGCACCAACAAGGCGGTGGCGGTCGTCGGCACGGGGGCGGCGGCCGTCACGTACGCGCGCCGCGCGCCGGTGGACGTCCGGCTGGCGGCGAAGCTCGGCGGCGTCGCGGCGCTGGCGTCCGTCGGCGGGGCGTTCTTCGCGGCGGGCGTCGACAGCGCCGTGCTGCGTCCGCTGATCATGGTGCTGCTGCTGGCCGTCGCCGCGTTCGTCGTCCTGCGGCCGCAGTTCGGCAGCGCGCCGTCGAAAGGCCCGGTGACGCGGCGGCGCGTCCTGCTGACGCTGCTCGTCGCGGGCGTGGGGATCGGCTTCTACGACGGGCTGCTCGGGCCGGGCACCGGGACGTTCCTCGTCATCGCCTTCGTCGCCCTGCTCAACATGGACATGGTGACGAGCTCGGCCACGGCGAAGGTCGTCAACGTCGGGACGAACCTGGGTGCCCTGGCCATGTTCTCCGCCCAGGGCACCGTCCTGTGGCAGGTCGCGCCGCTCCTGGCCGTGTTCAACCTGGCCGGTGCCGCGCTCGGGGCGCGCATGGCGCTCCGGCGCGGCAGCGGCTTCGTCCGGGTGGTGCTGCTGGTCGTCGTCGTGACCCTCGTCGCGAAGCTCGCGTACGACCAGTGGTGGGCCTGA
- a CDS encoding DUF305 domain-containing protein, whose product MTARTSARRVAARRTAGGVAALVAALALTACGSDGDGTTTNDRSPGTEQEAEQHNAADVAFAQEMIPHHRQAIEMAELAPERAGSPEVRALAAEIEEAQAPEIETMSGWLRGWGEPVPGASGGMDHGPHDGDGDGGDGDGDGDGDRGDMDGDHGDGHDGGSMPGMMTGEQMKELAEAEGAAFDTLFLRMMIEHHEGAVEMAEDVRAEGSHGPTRTLADDVIKVQSEEIATMRELLDADGG is encoded by the coding sequence ATGACCGCACGTACCTCGGCACGCCGCGTCGCCGCCCGTCGCACGGCGGGCGGCGTGGCCGCCCTCGTCGCCGCCCTGGCGCTCACCGCCTGCGGCTCCGACGGCGACGGCACCACCACGAACGACCGTTCGCCGGGCACCGAGCAGGAGGCGGAGCAGCACAACGCGGCGGACGTCGCCTTCGCGCAGGAAATGATCCCGCATCACCGGCAGGCCATCGAGATGGCCGAACTCGCCCCGGAACGTGCCGGTTCCCCGGAGGTCCGCGCCCTCGCCGCCGAGATCGAGGAGGCCCAGGCCCCGGAGATCGAGACGATGTCCGGCTGGCTGCGCGGCTGGGGCGAGCCCGTCCCCGGGGCGTCCGGGGGCATGGACCACGGCCCGCACGACGGCGACGGCGACGGCGGTGACGGGGACGGCGACGGCGACGGCGACCGCGGTGACATGGACGGCGACCACGGCGACGGCCACGACGGCGGCTCCATGCCCGGCATGATGACCGGGGAGCAGATGAAGGAGCTGGCGGAGGCCGAGGGCGCGGCCTTCGACACCCTCTTCCTGCGCATGATGATCGAACACCACGAGGGCGCCGTCGAGATGGCCGAGGACGTCAGGGCCGAGGGCAGCCACGGGCCGACCCGGACGCTGGCGGACGACGTCATCAAGGTCCAGTCGGAGGAGATCGCGACCATGCGCGAGCTGCTCGACGCCGACGGCGGCTGA